Proteins from a genomic interval of Streptococcus oralis:
- the dnaA gene encoding chromosomal replication initiator protein DnaA — protein sequence MKEKQFWNRILEFAQERLTRSMYDFYATPAELIKVEENTATIFLPRSEMEMVWEKQLKDIIVAAGFEIYDSEIKPHYIFTKPQSTESPQVNDTNSVSTYDYTPALPTIPYSETGLKEKYTFDNFIQGDGNVWAVSAALAVSEDLALTYNPLFIYGGPGLGKTHLLNAIGNEILKNIPDARVKYIPAESFINDFLEHLRLGEMEKFKKTYRSLDLLLIDDIQSLSGKKVATQEEFFNTFNALHDKQKQIVLTSDRSPKHLEGLEERLVTRFSWGLTQNITPPDFETRIAILQSKTEHLDYHFQSDTLEYLAGQFDSNVRELEGAINDITLIARVKKIKDITIDIAAEAIRARKQDARQILVIPIEKIQTEVGNFYGVSVKEMKGTRRVQNIVLARQVAMYLARELTDNSLPKIGKEFGGKDHTTVIHAHAKIKSLIDEDDNLRLEVEAIKKKIK from the coding sequence TTGAAAGAAAAGCAATTTTGGAATCGTATTTTAGAATTTGCTCAAGAAAGATTGACTCGATCTATGTATGATTTCTATGCTACACCTGCTGAACTCATCAAAGTAGAAGAAAACACAGCTACTATATTTCTACCGAGATCAGAGATGGAAATGGTGTGGGAAAAGCAATTAAAAGATATTATTGTTGCTGCTGGTTTTGAAATTTATGATTCTGAAATCAAACCTCACTATATTTTCACTAAACCTCAGAGTACAGAATCTCCTCAAGTAAATGATACGAATAGTGTCTCTACTTACGATTACACACCTGCACTACCAACGATTCCCTATTCCGAAACAGGGTTAAAAGAAAAATATACCTTTGATAACTTTATTCAAGGTGATGGGAATGTTTGGGCGGTATCCGCTGCATTAGCTGTATCTGAAGATTTAGCTCTTACCTACAATCCTCTTTTCATCTATGGAGGACCTGGTCTTGGAAAGACTCACTTGCTCAATGCGATTGGAAATGAGATTTTGAAAAATATTCCTGATGCGCGTGTCAAGTACATTCCTGCCGAAAGTTTTATCAATGACTTTCTTGAACACTTGCGACTTGGGGAAATGGAAAAGTTCAAAAAGACTTACCGTAGTCTTGATCTCTTATTGATCGATGATATCCAATCTCTCAGTGGCAAAAAAGTCGCAACCCAGGAAGAATTTTTCAATACCTTCAATGCTCTTCATGATAAGCAGAAACAGATTGTCCTAACCAGTGATCGAAGTCCTAAACACCTAGAAGGCCTTGAGGAGAGGCTTGTCACGCGCTTTAGCTGGGGATTGACGCAAAATATCACCCCTCCTGACTTTGAGACACGTATCGCCATTCTTCAAAGTAAAACAGAGCATTTGGATTACCATTTTCAAAGTGATACTCTGGAATACTTGGCTGGCCAATTTGATTCAAATGTTCGAGAACTGGAAGGAGCAATCAATGATATCACTTTAATTGCCAGAGTGAAGAAGATTAAGGATATCACTATTGATATTGCTGCAGAAGCTATCAGAGCACGTAAGCAAGATGCACGCCAGATACTTGTTATTCCAATTGAGAAAATCCAAACTGAAGTTGGTAATTTTTATGGAGTGAGCGTCAAAGAAATGAAGGGGACGAGACGAGTTCAAAACATCGTTTTGGCACGTCAGGTTGCTATGTATCTAGCTAGAGAACTGACAGATAATAGTCTTCCAAAAATAGGAAAAGAATTTGGCGGAAAGGATCACACCACCGTTATTCATGCCCATGCCAAAATTAAATCACTAATTGACGAAGACGATAATTTACGTTTAGAAGTAGAAGCAATCAAAAAGAAAATTAAGTAG
- the dnaN gene encoding DNA polymerase III subunit beta yields MIHFSINKNLFLQALNTTKRAISSKNAIPILSTIKIDVTNEGITLIGSNGQISIENFISQKNEDAGLLITSLGSILLEASFFINVVSSLPDVTLDFKEIEQKQIVLTSGKSEITLKGKDSEQYPRIQEISASTPLILETKMLKKIINETAFAASTQESRPILTGVHFVLSKHKELKTVATDSHRLSQKKLTLEKNGDDFDVVIPSRSLREFSAVFTDDIETVEIFFANNQILFRSENISFYTRLLEGNYPDTDRLIPTDFNTTITFDVVNLRQSMERARLLSSATQNGTVKLEIKSGVVSAHVHSPEVGKVNEEIDTEQVTGDDLTISFNPTYLIDSLKALNSEKVTISFISAVRPFTLVPADTDEDFMQLITPVRTN; encoded by the coding sequence ATGATTCATTTTTCAATCAATAAAAATTTATTTCTACAAGCCTTAAATACTACAAAACGGGCAATTAGCTCAAAAAATGCTATTCCAATTTTATCAACAATTAAAATTGATGTTACAAATGAAGGAATTACTTTAATTGGCTCAAACGGGCAAATTTCTATTGAGAATTTCATTTCTCAAAAGAATGAAGATGCTGGTCTCTTGATTACTTCTTTGGGTTCGATTCTTCTTGAAGCCTCTTTCTTTATCAATGTTGTATCCAGTCTTCCAGATGTAACGCTTGATTTCAAAGAAATTGAACAAAAACAAATTGTCTTAACAAGTGGTAAATCAGAAATTACTCTAAAAGGAAAAGATAGCGAACAGTACCCACGAATCCAAGAAATTTCAGCAAGCACACCTTTGATTCTTGAAACAAAAATGCTCAAGAAAATTATCAATGAAACAGCTTTTGCTGCAAGTACGCAAGAAAGTCGTCCAATTTTAACAGGTGTTCATTTTGTATTGAGCAAACACAAGGAACTAAAAACAGTTGCAACAGACTCTCATCGCCTTAGCCAGAAAAAATTGACTCTTGAAAAAAATGGAGATGATTTCGATGTAGTAATTCCTAGTCGTTCTCTACGCGAATTTTCAGCGGTATTTACGGATGATATTGAAACTGTGGAGATTTTCTTTGCAAATAATCAAATCCTCTTTAGAAGCGAAAATATTAGCTTCTATACTCGTCTCCTAGAAGGAAACTATCCTGATACAGATCGTTTGATTCCAACAGACTTTAACACTACAATTACTTTTGATGTGGTTAATTTGCGTCAATCTATGGAGCGTGCTCGTCTCTTATCAAGTGCGACTCAAAATGGTACTGTGAAGCTTGAAATTAAAAGTGGGGTTGTTAGTGCCCATGTTCACTCTCCAGAAGTTGGTAAAGTAAACGAAGAAATCGATACGGAGCAGGTGACTGGTGATGATTTGACTATTAGTTTCAACCCAACTTACTTGATTGACTCCCTCAAGGCTTTAAATAGCGAAAAGGTAACTATTAGCTTTATCTCAGCTGTTCGTCCATTTACTCTTGTGCCAGCAGATACTGACGAAGATTT